A window of Cyclopterus lumpus isolate fCycLum1 chromosome 14, fCycLum1.pri, whole genome shotgun sequence contains these coding sequences:
- the gdpd5a gene encoding LOW QUALITY PROTEIN: glycerophosphodiester phosphodiesterase domain-containing protein 5 (The sequence of the model RefSeq protein was modified relative to this genomic sequence to represent the inferred CDS: deleted 1 base in 1 codon), with the protein MVKHQPLQVYEKQVFVSFVTGIYGCRWKRYQRSQDDSSRWECTWFVILCSSFLLLLFWAYFWLVAQNDFNEFNWLVYNRSGEWRDETIPILASTTVGFSYITFLLILALFHISLGQQLNLYWVHKIGVLATLLTTISGVISVDDVWGDEWDILLVSLQSTAPFLHIGALVTVTAISWLVAGYVVRRERSNFQVMMLLIYMVILLVVYLVPLTFTCPCIMDRHSLGARPDIIGRRGAPMLAPENTMVSFNRALQYGASSLEADVTISVDGFPFLMRDRTLKRTTDVHKVFPGRRYDDASFFNWTEIRSLNAGQWFLESDPYWTVETLTARERSRIGNQTVCSLVEMLRLVVRANGSALLNVRRPPPEHPRHRSWFMDTLWAVQKAGISQTRVRTVTWTPDTDRGRVRGLQQTANEKLSVEEIRQRGITSLTLHYSKASHKDIQEYLANNVSVTVYPVNEPWLYSILWCSGVPSVSSDAPQVLRKVPYPIWLMSQNAYNFIWITSDLVSIAVVIGTFCFQKWRMRGMQTYNPEQIMLSAVARRSSRDVNIMKEKLIFSDLNNGLGSTEELCLYPENGYATYSHGDLGH; encoded by the exons ATGGTGAAACACCAACCCTTGCAGGTCTATGAGAAACaggtctttgtgtcctttgtcaCTGGGATCTATGGTTGCCGCTGGAAACGCTACCAGCGTTCCCAAGACGACAGCTCCAGG TGGGAGTGTACATGGTTCGTCATCTTGTGCAGTTctttcctcctgcttctcttTTGGGCCTACTTCTGGTTGGTGGCACAAAATGATTTCAACGAGTTCAACTG GTTGGTATACAACCGCTCTGGAGAATGGAGGGACGAGACAATCCCCATCCTCGCATCCACCACCGTGGGATTCAGCTACATCACATTCTTATTG ATTTTAGCACTTTTCCATATA TCCTTGGGCCAGCAGCTAAACCTCTACTGGGTTCACAAG ATAGGAGTTTTGGCTACATTGCTCACCACTATCTCTGGCGTCATCTCGGTCGATGACGTATGGGGAGATGAGTGGGACATCCTGCTGGTTTCACTGCAG TCCACAGCACCTTTCCTGCACATTGGAGCCCTGGTGACCGTCACAGCCATCAGCTGGTTGGTAGCTGGGTATGTGGTCCGCAGAGAGCGATCCA ATTTCCAGGTGATGATGTTGCTGATCTACATGGTCATCCTCCTGGTTGTGTATTTGGTGCCGCTCACATTCACCTGCCCCTGCATCATGGACCGCCACAGCCTCGGAGCACGACCAGACATCATCGGTCGACGGGGAGCTCCCATG CTGGCCCCAGAAAACACCATGGTGTCCTTTAACAGAGCCCTGCAGTACGGAGCCAGCTCCCTTGAGGCAGACGTCACGATCAG TGTGGATGGTTTCCCGTTCCTTATGCGGGACCGCACATTGAAACGAACGACAGACGTCCACAAGGTCTTTCCAGGCAGGCGGTACGATGACGCCTCTTTCTTCAACTGGACTGAGATCCGCTCTCTAAATGCAGGCCAGTGGTTTTTGGAG AGTGACCCCTACTGGACAGTAGAAACCCTCACAGCGAGGGAGCGCAGCAGAATAGGCAACCAGACGGTCTGCAGTCTGGTGGAAATGCTGCGTCTGGTCGTCAGGGCCAACGGCTCTGCACTGCTCAACGTCCGCAGGCCTCCTCCAGAGCACCCGCGCCACCGCAGCTGGTTCATGGACACGCTGTGGGCTGTGCAGAAAGCGGGGATTTCCCAGACGAGGGTGAGGACT GTGACGTGGACCCCCGACACGGACAGGGGGAGGGTGAGAGGGCTTCAGCAGACCGCCAACGAGAAGCTGTCGGTGGAAGAGATAAGGCAGAGGGGAATAACCAgcctgaccctccactacagCAAGGCCAGCCACAAAGACATACA GGAGTATCTGGCCAATAATGTGAGTGTGACGGTCTATCCAGTAAATGAGCCCTGGCTCTACTCCATCCTGTGGTGTAGCGGGGTGCCTTCTGTGTCCTCCGATGCCCCCCAAGTCCTCCGAAAGGTGCCTTACCCCATCTGGCTCATG AGCCAGAACGCTTACAACTTTATCTGGATCACTTCCGATCTGGTCTCCATCGCCGTAGTCATAGGGACTTTCTGTTTCCAGAA GTGGAGGATGAGAGGGATGCAGACTTATAACCCGGAGCAGATCATGCTGAGCGCCGTGGCCCGCCGGTCCAGTCGGGACGTCAACATCATGAAGGAGAAGCTCATATTCtcag